TGAAAGTCAAAGAGCAAAATTAAATATCAGGTTTTTAGGGAAAGACTGAGGGTAGAGCAGGAACAGTTATCAGACAAATAACAGCCACAGTgacatttcttcctttgttaGAAACTACTTGTAAGTATCTTGTCAATTCTAATTATTTGTAAAGGGTTGAAATAGTACTACGACCTTTTTTAATCTACACAAGACACATTCTTGTCAACGTTTTACATATCAGTTTTGACAGGTAGAAATGTGCAGATATTTATTAGCAGCACTTCACTAAAAATTCAACACAATTAAAAACTGAATTTTAATATACTATACTTATGAACTTTAAATCTTTATTCTACAAGAAAatacaaacatttaaaaagacaTGACATTCATATTAGAGCTTCTATATTATATAAAAACCCGAAAGAAAAAATTCAGTTGCATGTCAAAAGCTACACTTTCAGGATTCTTAGCAAAGCATCTTTTCAATATCATGCTTCAAGTCAAGATAATACACCTGGTATTCCAAAATCAGAATGGTGTTTTAAACAGATGAAATGTCATTCTATAATCCTGGTTGAAGAATTAGGTGTTTTCATAGCATATCTTGCAATTTAGGTTAGGATAAAATTGTCTTCACTGTATAAAGGGGTGACACCCTGATTGCAAACTGTGGAATATATGTGCATTTTTGCTGTTATTGATTATGAGAGAATATAATGACTGTTGACTAGGGAAACTAAGATGACAAGAACAGCGGTGTTATTTGCCCAGTCAAGGAAGAGAGTCCTTCTTGTAGGCCACAACACTGTTGACTTTGTGGATAGTAGTTGTGAAAGAACGAAGACGGACTTCTTCAGAATTAGAAATGAACTGTGGGCCTGACTCTTCCCATTGGTCTGGAACTGTTGAGTCTTTGTCTGTGAAAATTAGTAAATCAAATGCACCTATATGAAGAAAACAAACATACATGTTACTGCATTTCAGTCTCAATTATTTCCTGTAGTGGCATTTGTAAGTTCTATACTTCTTACATATACAAGTACCAATTTATTATCAAGGATAATTAGTATATACTTAGTATTTATGTTAataccctgttaaaagtacttTACATAATTTCACTATGGTCAAGACATGTTCTAAACTGGGGACTTTGTTAGCCCAATTCCATGCATGCTTAACTATGAGCAAGTCCAActcagctcaatggggcttacttccaagaaatggttcataggattgcagccttcaccaCACTTTCTAGGACTATCTACAgtacagtctagaacaggggtgtccaaacattttggcaggaggaccacatcagctctctgacactgtgtcaggggccggggaaaaaatttatatttcaaacttgactgtatttacataaatgaatacattaaagattaaacttatatgaaagaatgaattctactaagcttatttataatacaaacATTTCTAGGCACAGACACATCTTAGCAAGGCAGGGACACATGaggaaaaatatttctaggcagaaacTCATCACAGCAAGGTAGAAACACATGAGGAAAAGTTTTTCACCAACTCCCGCCCAGCActttacaaaaatgcacagaactaAGTATCTCAGAAACAACAGAGTTCCACCATTTGTGGATTGCAGAAGGCACACACCCAAATACAGCAGGACACAGAAGTTAACCCAGAATAAGGATCTCACAAGCAACAGAGAGAAATGGGAAGGGGGATGTTTCTGACTTGCAGGAGCCACTCACtgacccacacacacccccaggagtAAATTAATCCACAATAAGGATCTCACACgcgaaggggggagagaaagcagcaCATTCAAGTGGCCCGATTAATCACCCCCTCCATGTGCGGCCTCAGCCCTGGCCTCCCCAACCGGTGTGTGTGCTGGATGGACAGGGCTTCTGCAGAATTCTCCCGCAAGAGGCGAGGGCTCTGGCAGGTCTCCAGCGGGtcaagtgcccattggagatggggggctccctggggggccagattgggggccCCCGTGGGCAACAACTGGTccaggggccagggtttgggcagccctggtctaGAATGTCAGGTAACCAGAAGTTGAATAAACACTTTACTTTTAATGTCAGTAAGAACCAGTCATTGCAACCAAGAAAAACAGCTTGGATATTTAAAAGCCACTTTAACTGCCTAttcagggagaaaagtggggcaAACCGAATACATATGTCACTTTATACCAGAGATTACGCTTGTGCCTCATGTGCTGCCTTTAGGCTTAAGCTTGAATCAGCAATTATGTATTTAAATAAAACTTGTTTCAGGACATGCCATCTTCTCTCTGCAATGAGGTGAGTGAGAAAATCTTCACTGTCCTGAAACTATTGCTAATTAATTTCATGTATAAGCCTCAACTACTGATACCGGTAATTTCGtttccttaaaaaaatttttttccagctctaTGATATTGAGATGGGATGACATATACTGGTTTATGGATCTATGTGTTTGCTTGAAGAATAAAGATGTTCACCACGATTTAGGTCGTAGTACTATTTCAACCCTTTACAAATAATTAGAATTGACAAGATACTTACAAGTAGTTTCtaacaaaggaagaaatgtcACTGTGGCTGTTATTTGTCTGATAACTGATTTAATTTCATCCTGAATAGCTTTCTGCGACTTTTCTCTTGGTGCACTAGAATATCAAGAAAAACATGTCAGCATAGAAGGGAAGTACAAGGCAAATGGAGTATACACTGATTGCATCTGGCTGACACAGGCTCAAGTCTATGCAAGTTCATAGGACAAGTGTTAATCTTAAGGGTCCCACATGACTGTTAACATTTGATTATTTTAGCAAAACATTTTATAATTGAAGGGTAACTTTCTGAGCAATTATTAACACAATACATGCCAGAGCTCAATCACTATACACACTATCAGATAGCAGCTGTCTCTTCATTATATAGTTTATATACAGGAATGTGTGCTTAATAACCGTTCGCGTAACGACAGATTgcatatgacagtggtcaaagcacaataaagatgctcttaatgaggcaatcgcatctcccatagcctgcagtagagtgtctgtttacacaacagagaggctcttaatgcaaagaagaggcaatctatcgccagtagcctgtgcagccagctagtgtctgtcaGGGAgtatttgtttacacaacaaaggcaatagattggactgaatgttcacttaatgaagTAATCGCATAACggggatcggagaacatatcccctcattaagtggcgcacacctgtatttggcCATTGTTACTTTTCACCTTTGAACTGCTTACATCATGTAGATCAGATCTTTTTCCTGGGGGTTTCTTTTGGGAACACAAGTTTAAACTACTCCTATGTTATGTTATGCTGTTCTGAATGGTCTTATTATTTTAGGTGATCATAACTTGTTTTAAAGAGTTGAGATGATGGATGAATGTGGGGTTGTTTCGTTTTTTAATTCATTTATGTTAGGTGTTCTGAAGAACTATCACACCGTATAACAGTTTCTAAATTTCAGTAAGTtaaaatgaatgcatgaaggCTAAAGCTAGTTAATACTAATCTAAAGTGAAGCCTGTGAACAATGACTGAGCTGTTTGCCTGAGACAACCAGCAGATGAGTCATTTTTTTTGtacatttatttacaaaaatgccCTTAGCTGAAGCTTTGATTGCACTTACGTTTCATTCTTTGCACTTTTGTCACATTCAATGTCAAACTGCCATCTTTCAAGAACTTCACTTGTCTCTTTACTGGAAATCACCACTACTAACCGCTGAACTAGGCATTCATAGAgccattcttaaaaaaaagagaaaaagagttTTCTAAAAGTTCCAAAGTTGAGGTGGGGATCTTTACCATGTTAACTGTCAATTCAGTCATCCAAACCAACATTTGATTGGCTTTCCAGAGTCTTAATCTAGTTATTTACATAATTTAGTTGAATGTACAAGTTAATCCTATGCAAAATTCTAGAACTCTAAAGTAAGAGAACTTCCAAACAGCTTCCCTGTGCATAAATGAAGCGGCTTGATTTTATACATCAGGTATTATCAAGTTTTGCTTTCTTAATGCTGTGCTTTTTTTGCCTCATAAGAGGACTCCTGCATGTGCTATATCAATAGGTCCCTTCTAACAAACTTGTAGTATGGCACATATGAACTAGGAGTCACTTTTTTGGCTTTGCTTGGTTTATTAGCTAAGCCACTATTTGCATTTGCACAGACCCTTCTCTTTCCTGATTGGGAAACAGCATTCACCAATGACAAATGTATTTTTTGAACTATGCATATGCCTTCAGGCATAGTTGGGACATTGGGTAGACCTGTCTTTGGTGTTGTAGGAAACAGATGCAATATTTCAATGTTGAACCTTTTGATAGTTTTCTTTCCCAAGTGAAACTAGGTAGTTAAATTAGAACTGGGACAATAAGAATTGTTCTCAAGGCTCAATTCAGTTCATGAACCACCAGGTTGGTCATTCCTGGTAACACGTTAATGTGATATCATACTATAAAAGATCCATCATTGAACATTTAAATGGCAAATTGAATTAATATAAATGAAATGTAGTAGTTGAGGCAAGCCATTTTCCCACAATCAACTGATTACAGTTCAATCTCAAATACCTTTAAGCTGTCCCACTACATTGTTCAAATAGTTTTTCAGTTCAGAGTCTGCAGTTACAAGCATAGTAAGTCCATATTTCTGAACATGCGTAAAAGTTTCAACAGGATAGATCCCACGTTGATACAAGATACTGTTAATGCCATACActaaaagagaaaaatcaaaggcTAATTACAACACAGACGAATACTTCATCCTACCAATCTTTTGTTATTTTCATCAGTTATTTTTGGTTATAAGCACAGCATGTGCATATTTTCATAACTGACAATTCAAGTCTACAAATGACTACACAGGCACAACATGCATTTAAGGGGGAGGGTGTAGGCCAGCTCCTAGAACCACTCAATAAGCAAGACGGTAATAGCAGCCCATAATACATTTCTTGTAATCATCAACAAGTGATAGACATTGTTACATAGGCATTATGTTGTATTACAATGCTTATTTTAAGGAGAAACACTATTTCAGAATATCTGAATCTGAAGTACTAAACTGAACACATCACAATTTCAATGCCTTTAATAATCACACAAGTAGTTTTATTTTAGGAGTACAGCTACTTCCTTCTTGGAACATCACAACTGTGGTAAAAGTATACAAGTCTTGAACTTACTTCTTCGTTCCATTATGGACATTTGTCCAGAAATTTGAACAGTGCTATTGCACAAGCCCAGACTGCACCTGTGCAgaagtgccaaaacagctgcctTAAGTTGGGACATCAGAAaatctgagcctcttactggtgtttatcgcATCTGGCCACGCAACCTGGAAGTTACTgatgatggcatcatcaccagttacttctggtggcattTCCAAttgggatgtgcggtgggtggggaggcagagcctccccactggagtccttcacaAAGTGCCACCGctgcaaaggactccagtgggaaggctctgcctccccacttacCGCACCTTCCtgacttccaataggtagactaTGTGTAGTGGTACAGAGAGAGACAAAcaatgagaaatgctgccttaacCCAAACATACCATAATCAAAATATACACCCTCCCAGAACATGGAAGTTCCCTTCTTAACTACTGTGTCCAGTATCTAAAAACAGCTTCCAAAATGTGGAACGCTTAACAGTGAGATcttatgcagatctactcagaaatgccattgagttccatggggcttcctaCAAGTGTCTAGCACTGCAGCCTAAATTGGCAGAGGCACCTTTCCAAGGGGTGCgttctcatatttagcagggcaagagcaactgtccctcctcACGCTGGCATGGTGTCTCTTGTTCTCCTTTTAGACTGCAAGCCCTtggggaacagggagccatttattgatttgttttgccgCGCAAACCTCTTTgtgtattactttttttttttggctaaaaagtagtatataaatattaatgacGACAACAACAACTACTTCAGAATGAGAAGGTCCACCAGGAAGAAGCAGGATGCCTTTCGCTGGATGCTGCTGGGGTGCTCAGCCTACATAAGCAACATCACTGTGAGGTGTGGGAGGCGAGGCGGGTGTGGGTGACACAGGTGCGGGAGAAAATGTGGTGGGTGAGGCGAGTGCAGGCACAGGTGTGggggtgaggcaggtgagggtgCAGGAGGCAAGGCAGGTGCAGGTGTGAGGTGGGTGTGGGTGCAGGGGGCGAGGCGGGTACAGGTGTGGGGGTGAGGCGGGTGCAGGTACAGGTGTGGGGGGTAAGGCGGGTGTGGGTGCAGGAGGCGAGGCGGGTGCAGGTACAGGTGTGGGTGCAAGGCGGGTGTGGGTGCAGGGGGCAAGGCGGGTGCAGGTACAGGTGTGGGGGCGAGGCGGGTGCAGGTGAGGTCGGACCGCCGCTGGCCGTGGGGGAGAAGCGCCGCAGCTGCCCGCCCGCGCACCCGGAggagctgcaggcgttctcaggggcAGGAGAGCCTCCTCTGCAGGCAGCTGCGGCGCTCCTCCGTGGACCGggtcctgcctccccaccgcctCTGCGTTCCCACGGCCGGCACGGCAGCTTCTCCGGGGCGGGACCTGCCCCTGCGTCGCGGGTGCTGTAGCGGCCTGGAGGGGAGCAGAACCGCGAAGCGCCGCCTGCTCGGGCCCGGCGCCTCTTCAGACCCCCGCCCCGCCACTCACGGAAGAACTCGGCCACGATCTCGGCGCTGCCCCGCAGGGTGATGCCCTGCTCCCGGCTCTGCTGCTTCGCCATCGGGAGGCGGGGGAGGCGCCTGGCGGAGAACAAAGCCCCTCAGCCTTCCCGCCACCCGGTTCAAACCTCAGCCCAGCTCCTTCAAGTCTCGCGAGAGCGCAAACCGCTCACGTCGTCTCTCAGCCCAGGTCTTCACTGCGCAGGCGCACCGGgagcaaggtcctcatttgcgcatgCGCcacaggggggagggaagactcGTAAGTGTTTCTGCCTGGAGCTTAGTGTCTGAATCCCGCCACGCCACTGCGCATGTGCCGAAGCTAGGCTTCAGTAGTGGGTCTCATTCAGGGATGCgctgagtggggaggcaggcgaggtagagcctccccacctgggATGTGCAGTGGGTAGGGAGGTAGAGTCTCCCCATCAGGGAcatagggtgggtggggaggcaggtgaggcagagcctccccacctggggtgtgcagtgggtgggggggcaggtgagcctccccacctgaaaaGCGGTGCTAGTGTGAGGCACCTAAcagagcaaggaaggagggagcacagagcgcatgggttgtgggtgtttgggtgcctcacactgcggcagcgcttttcaaaggactctggtggggaggctctgcctcacctgccccccacccactgcacattctAGGTGGGCAGGTTCTGCCTCATCTGTCTCCCCACACACCACACCTCCCTGAtgcagaggctctgcctcaccacccaTCCCACAtctgggttgtgagtgcttgggcagCTCCCACAGCTGTGGCACTTTTAAAGTACTCTGgcggggaagctctgcctcaccactgacTGCACGTCCCTGGTTTTCTGAGTGATATAGCATGGATATAGGGTTCACCCCACCCAAAAactccaaaaaaaacaacaaaacactgcCTTTTGGGTGTGAAAATATCTGAATAAAGAcgcaaaacaccacattttagTGTTTAAGTCGtactttccagaaattaaaatagatgacTTTTCCACTTAGAAATGTTACTGTGGATGCATTTGCTGACAGTACATCACCTacctaatacatttttaaaacaattataattataaattaataaaatgtgcccttagaataaaaacacatgatttgctattttaatgaagaaattttggaaaaaaaatatcaccCAAAAACACGCCCCAAGCCATGGGGAAGATAGGTGGAGAGGATGGTGCTTCTGTCCTGGGTTAAGGAATTGTACTGTGGCATCATTTGTACGGGGTGTGTGTGGATCTTTTCCTAAATGACAAAAGGGGCTGGGTTTAAACTTGAATCAGCCTGCAAGCAATGGCTTTTAAAATCAAGTGTATATACCAGGgatagccataagaacataagaacataagaacagccccactggatcaggccataggcccatctagtccagcttcctgtatctcacagcggcccaccaaatgccccagggagcacaccagataacaagagacctcatcctggtgctctcccctacatctggcattctgacttaacccattcctaaaatcaggaggttgcgcatacacatcatggcttgtaccccataatggatttttcctccagaaactcgtccaatccccttttaaaggcgtctaggctagacgccagcaccacatcctgtggcaaggagttccacagaccgaccacgcgctgaataaagaaatattttcttttgtctgtcctaacccgcccaacactcaattttagtggatgtcccctggttctggtattatgtgagagtgtaaagagcatctccctatccactctgtccatcccctgcataattttgtatgtctcaatcatgtcccccctcaagcgtctcttttctaggctgaaactTGCTTCACGTAAGTACCACATACAATATACTTCAGGTGCTTGAGAGCCACATatacagataatttttttttccattcttgaaaatataatttagaataactaagggcgcaatcctgaggtgcccttgggccagcacaagtctcttgcgccagcccaggggggttgcaaatgtgctgtaaggcaattttgcaccttctctagagtcggctgggctggtgcatggatccagcctctgcgccaacttgCAGAGgcagccttgcgttggccaatgcaaggctctagggagggcagggaggagatgggagggaggtgttctggggtaggtggagggcagtcacaggggtggggtgggaaggggaggcggggccgggatctggctgttatgccggatcccaacccccattcccgagcaatGCGGAGCACCTTAGGAAGTGGCACAAGGAAACTCATAGAggctgtggtggtttacccaggggtaaggggaagagtttccccttacctctggctgaaccaatTTAGGgccctaacttgcgctggatacagcgccggccttctggcctgcctgctccagcacaagataggattgcgttgtAATAGACCATTTAAGATATGATACCTGATACGTTACATGATTTTGTataagaacaaagaaatgtagatttAGAACTGTGCACTGGCCATATAACTTTCAATacctgtttttattttcatttttatttccaacTTTTTTAGTTTCTATTTGTTAATTTTTGGTGTTTTAAAATacaattatatttatatttataaaagagagaggtttgagagccacaatatttaaaacacatttaaa
This genomic interval from Tiliqua scincoides isolate rTilSci1 chromosome 6, rTilSci1.hap2, whole genome shotgun sequence contains the following:
- the MAD2L1 gene encoding mitotic spindle assembly checkpoint protein MAD2A: MAKQQSREQGITLRGSAEIVAEFFLYGINSILYQRGIYPVETFTHVQKYGLTMLVTADSELKNYLNNVVGQLKEWLYECLVQRLVVVISSKETSEVLERWQFDIECDKSAKNETAPREKSQKAIQDEIKSVIRQITATVTFLPLLETTCAFDLLIFTDKDSTVPDQWEESGPQFISNSEEVRLRSFTTTIHKVNSVVAYKKDSLP